A single region of the Apodemus sylvaticus chromosome 7, mApoSyl1.1, whole genome shotgun sequence genome encodes:
- the Crtam gene encoding cytotoxic and regulatory T-cell molecule isoform X2: METITVEEGQTLTLTCITSLTKNASLQWLAPSGFTIFLNQHPALKSSKYQLLHHSATQLSIRVSNVSLREEGVYTCLQYGSSVKRRQQVRVTVLVTPFQPTVEALVLRGQNGGKSVVLKCSTERSKPPPQITWLLAEGLEIDGEVHREFEADGKICNTTSTLVVRTYGKNSTVHCMVQHKGLQGRKLVVPFQFEDLVADQETTSDAPEQHSLSSRALPQPMSTVSMMENSSRPETDKEEKEHATPDPGLPTEASAQHAGRLARSKSGILLLTLVSFLIFILFIIVQLFIMKLRKAHVIWKKESDISEQPLESYRSRSNNEETSSQENNSQAPQSKRCMNYIMRLYSGAKTKKSAQHWKLEGKPSCFPESIV; the protein is encoded by the exons ATGGAGACCATCACTGTAGAAGAAGGCCAGACCCTCACCCTAACGTGTATTACTTCTCTGACAAAAAACGCCTCTCTCCAGTGGCTGGCCCCCTCAGGGTTCACCATTTTTTTGAATCAGCATCCTG CTTTAAAAAGTTCCAAATACCAGCTTCTTCACCATTCGGCCACACAGCTCTCCATTCGTGTGTCCAATGTAAGTCTGCGAGAGGAAGGTGTGTATACGTGCCTGCAATACGGGAGTTCCGTGAAGAGGAGACAACAAGTGAGAGTGACCGTGTTAG tgaCTCCTTTCCAGCCAACTGTGGAAGCTTTGGTTCTCAGAGGGCAGAATGGAGGGAAATCTGTTGTGCTGAAATGTTCCACAGAGAGAAGCAAGCCTCCTCCGCAAATCACCTGGCTGCTGGCGGAAGGTCTGGAAATCGATG GTGAAGTTCACCGTGAATTTGAAGCTGATGGGAAAATATGTAACACCACCAGCACGCTCGTAGTCCGCACGTATGGCAAAAACTCAACCGTGCACTGCATGGTCCAGCACAAGGGCTTGCAAGGAAGGAAGCTGGTTGTCCCCTTCCAGTTTGAAGATTTGG TTGCAGATCAAGAAACAACTTCAGATGCCCCTGAGCAGCACTCTCTCTCCTCCCGAGCCCTCCCGCAGCCCATGAGTACAG TCTCAATGATGGAAAATTCCAGTAGACCAGAGACTgacaaggaagagaaagaacatgCCACTCCAGACCCTGGCTTGCCCACTG AAGCCAGTGCTCAGCATGCAGGGCGGCTGGCCAGGAGTAAGAGTGGCATCCTGCTGCTCACGCTGGTGTCCTTCCTCATTTTCATCCTCTTCATCATCGTTCAGCTCTTCATCATGAAGCTACGGAAAGCACACGTGATATGGAAGAAGG AAAGTGACATTTCGGAGCAACCTCTAGAAAGTTACAGATCAAGATCCAACAACGAAGAGACATCTTCCCAGGAGAATAACAGCCAGG CTCCCCAGTCTAAGCGTTGCATGAACTATATCATGCGGTTATACTCGGGAGCCAAAACAAAGAAGAGTGCCCAGCATTGGAAACTAGAAGGCAAGCCCAGTTGTTTCCCGGAGAGTATTGTGTAG
- the Crtam gene encoding cytotoxic and regulatory T-cell molecule isoform X1 translates to MWWGTLSLLFWVAVQGAFLNMETITVEEGQTLTLTCITSLTKNASLQWLAPSGFTIFLNQHPALKSSKYQLLHHSATQLSIRVSNVSLREEGVYTCLQYGSSVKRRQQVRVTVLVTPFQPTVEALVLRGQNGGKSVVLKCSTERSKPPPQITWLLAEGLEIDGEVHREFEADGKICNTTSTLVVRTYGKNSTVHCMVQHKGLQGRKLVVPFQFEDLVADQETTSDAPEQHSLSSRALPQPMSTVSMMENSSRPETDKEEKEHATPDPGLPTEASAQHAGRLARSKSGILLLTLVSFLIFILFIIVQLFIMKLRKAHVIWKKESDISEQPLESYRSRSNNEETSSQENNSQAPQSKRCMNYIMRLYSGAKTKKSAQHWKLEGKPSCFPESIV, encoded by the exons GAGCCTTTCTGAACATGGAGACCATCACTGTAGAAGAAGGCCAGACCCTCACCCTAACGTGTATTACTTCTCTGACAAAAAACGCCTCTCTCCAGTGGCTGGCCCCCTCAGGGTTCACCATTTTTTTGAATCAGCATCCTG CTTTAAAAAGTTCCAAATACCAGCTTCTTCACCATTCGGCCACACAGCTCTCCATTCGTGTGTCCAATGTAAGTCTGCGAGAGGAAGGTGTGTATACGTGCCTGCAATACGGGAGTTCCGTGAAGAGGAGACAACAAGTGAGAGTGACCGTGTTAG tgaCTCCTTTCCAGCCAACTGTGGAAGCTTTGGTTCTCAGAGGGCAGAATGGAGGGAAATCTGTTGTGCTGAAATGTTCCACAGAGAGAAGCAAGCCTCCTCCGCAAATCACCTGGCTGCTGGCGGAAGGTCTGGAAATCGATG GTGAAGTTCACCGTGAATTTGAAGCTGATGGGAAAATATGTAACACCACCAGCACGCTCGTAGTCCGCACGTATGGCAAAAACTCAACCGTGCACTGCATGGTCCAGCACAAGGGCTTGCAAGGAAGGAAGCTGGTTGTCCCCTTCCAGTTTGAAGATTTGG TTGCAGATCAAGAAACAACTTCAGATGCCCCTGAGCAGCACTCTCTCTCCTCCCGAGCCCTCCCGCAGCCCATGAGTACAG TCTCAATGATGGAAAATTCCAGTAGACCAGAGACTgacaaggaagagaaagaacatgCCACTCCAGACCCTGGCTTGCCCACTG AAGCCAGTGCTCAGCATGCAGGGCGGCTGGCCAGGAGTAAGAGTGGCATCCTGCTGCTCACGCTGGTGTCCTTCCTCATTTTCATCCTCTTCATCATCGTTCAGCTCTTCATCATGAAGCTACGGAAAGCACACGTGATATGGAAGAAGG AAAGTGACATTTCGGAGCAACCTCTAGAAAGTTACAGATCAAGATCCAACAACGAAGAGACATCTTCCCAGGAGAATAACAGCCAGG CTCCCCAGTCTAAGCGTTGCATGAACTATATCATGCGGTTATACTCGGGAGCCAAAACAAAGAAGAGTGCCCAGCATTGGAAACTAGAAGGCAAGCCCAGTTGTTTCCCGGAGAGTATTGTGTAG
- the Crtam gene encoding cytotoxic and regulatory T-cell molecule isoform X3, with translation MWWGTLSLLFWVAVQGAFLNMETITVEEGQTLTLTCITSLTKNASLQWLAPSGFTIFLNQHPALKSSKYQLLHHSATQLSIRVSNVSLREEGVYTCLQYGSSVKRRQQVRVTVLVTPFQPTVEALVLRGQNGGKSVVLKCSTERSKPPPQITWLLAEGLEIDGEVHREFEADGKICNTTSTLVVRTYGKNSTVHCMVQHKGLQGRKLVVPFQFEDLVADQETTSDAPEQHSLSSRALPQPMSTEASAQHAGRLARSKSGILLLTLVSFLIFILFIIVQLFIMKLRKAHVIWKKESDISEQPLESYRSRSNNEETSSQENNSQAPQSKRCMNYIMRLYSGAKTKKSAQHWKLEGKPSCFPESIV, from the exons GAGCCTTTCTGAACATGGAGACCATCACTGTAGAAGAAGGCCAGACCCTCACCCTAACGTGTATTACTTCTCTGACAAAAAACGCCTCTCTCCAGTGGCTGGCCCCCTCAGGGTTCACCATTTTTTTGAATCAGCATCCTG CTTTAAAAAGTTCCAAATACCAGCTTCTTCACCATTCGGCCACACAGCTCTCCATTCGTGTGTCCAATGTAAGTCTGCGAGAGGAAGGTGTGTATACGTGCCTGCAATACGGGAGTTCCGTGAAGAGGAGACAACAAGTGAGAGTGACCGTGTTAG tgaCTCCTTTCCAGCCAACTGTGGAAGCTTTGGTTCTCAGAGGGCAGAATGGAGGGAAATCTGTTGTGCTGAAATGTTCCACAGAGAGAAGCAAGCCTCCTCCGCAAATCACCTGGCTGCTGGCGGAAGGTCTGGAAATCGATG GTGAAGTTCACCGTGAATTTGAAGCTGATGGGAAAATATGTAACACCACCAGCACGCTCGTAGTCCGCACGTATGGCAAAAACTCAACCGTGCACTGCATGGTCCAGCACAAGGGCTTGCAAGGAAGGAAGCTGGTTGTCCCCTTCCAGTTTGAAGATTTGG TTGCAGATCAAGAAACAACTTCAGATGCCCCTGAGCAGCACTCTCTCTCCTCCCGAGCCCTCCCGCAGCCCATGAGTACAG AAGCCAGTGCTCAGCATGCAGGGCGGCTGGCCAGGAGTAAGAGTGGCATCCTGCTGCTCACGCTGGTGTCCTTCCTCATTTTCATCCTCTTCATCATCGTTCAGCTCTTCATCATGAAGCTACGGAAAGCACACGTGATATGGAAGAAGG AAAGTGACATTTCGGAGCAACCTCTAGAAAGTTACAGATCAAGATCCAACAACGAAGAGACATCTTCCCAGGAGAATAACAGCCAGG CTCCCCAGTCTAAGCGTTGCATGAACTATATCATGCGGTTATACTCGGGAGCCAAAACAAAGAAGAGTGCCCAGCATTGGAAACTAGAAGGCAAGCCCAGTTGTTTCCCGGAGAGTATTGTGTAG